From one Liolophura sinensis isolate JHLJ2023 chromosome 10, CUHK_Ljap_v2, whole genome shotgun sequence genomic stretch:
- the LOC135476954 gene encoding uncharacterized protein LOC135476954 produces the protein MSDTIPAIPTQTPVASSTQLPTAAIVCIAVGGYVVLVVIILVLRQCCLARGMCGQWELCGKEEQPQCCECCISLSESCDCCKSPSVTSCLDSVCPNRKDAQACLFCN, from the exons ATGTCAGAT ACTATTCCTGCGATACCCACTCAGACCCCGGTAGCTAGCTCTACCCAGTTACCCACTGCGGCCATTGTGTGCATAGCTGTAGGTGGCTATGTGGTGCTGGTAGTTATCATTTTGGTGCTAAGACAGTGTTGTTTG GCGCGTGGTATGTGTGGGCAGTGGGAATTGTGTGGAAAGGAGGAACAGCCCCAGTGCTGTGAATGCTGCATCAGCCTGTCTGAGTCATGTGACTGCTGCAAGAGCCCCAGTGTAACCAGTTGCCTGGACTCGGTCTGTCCTAACAGAAAG GATGCCCAAGCTTGTT TGTTCTGTAACTGA